One window of Arthrobacter oryzae genomic DNA carries:
- a CDS encoding phytoene desaturase family protein yields MASSSKHDVVIVGGGHNGLAAAAYLARAGRDVLLLEKLDHAGGAAVSAQAFDGVDARLSRYSYLVSLLPQEIMDDLGLRIRLARRRYSSYTPDPGSPGTGLLIDNADAEATALSFASVGAPAAEAAAFERFYAECRKLTGALWPTMTSPLPTRSEARKLAEAAGAGDVWEAVIERPLGEAITRGLDSDLVRGVVLTDALIGTFARADSADLQQNICFLYHLLGGGTGDWDVPIGGMGAVSGELERAAREAGATILTSAEVRGIRPGGAVDYRHDGGERCASAGWVLSNVAPAVLARLRGTGGGEPGNPNHRREGSQVKVNLLLERLPRLLDRSIGPEAAFGGTFHINETWTQLDDAYLTAEKGTVPDPLPCEIYCHSLTDPSILSPELQASGAHTLTVFGLHVPDRLITAENNEEMRAVLQAAVVRSLNSVLAEPIEDLLLTGTGGTPCIETKTTLDIQRAVGMPRGNIFHGGLDWPFAEDDALLDTPARRWGVATDDPRILLCGSGARRGGAVSAIGGHNAAMAVLEAGAAEPQFSATPGVPAES; encoded by the coding sequence ATGGCGAGCAGCAGTAAGCATGACGTGGTCATTGTCGGTGGCGGGCACAACGGCCTGGCGGCCGCCGCCTACCTGGCCCGGGCCGGCCGGGATGTCCTGCTGCTGGAAAAACTGGACCACGCCGGCGGAGCGGCCGTTTCCGCCCAGGCGTTCGACGGCGTCGACGCCCGGCTTTCGCGGTACTCCTACCTGGTGAGCCTGCTCCCGCAGGAAATCATGGACGACCTGGGCCTGCGCATCCGACTGGCACGGCGCCGCTACTCGTCCTACACGCCGGACCCGGGCAGTCCCGGCACCGGGCTCCTGATCGACAACGCGGACGCGGAGGCCACCGCCTTGTCCTTCGCGTCGGTGGGTGCCCCCGCCGCCGAGGCCGCGGCTTTTGAGCGCTTCTATGCGGAATGCCGGAAGCTCACCGGAGCACTGTGGCCCACAATGACCTCGCCGCTGCCCACCCGCTCCGAAGCCAGGAAACTCGCCGAAGCCGCCGGTGCGGGTGACGTGTGGGAAGCGGTGATCGAGCGGCCGCTTGGCGAGGCCATTACCCGCGGGCTGGACAGCGACCTGGTGCGCGGCGTGGTCCTGACCGACGCCCTGATCGGCACGTTTGCCCGGGCTGACAGCGCGGACCTGCAGCAGAACATCTGTTTCCTGTACCACCTCTTGGGCGGCGGGACCGGAGACTGGGATGTTCCCATCGGCGGCATGGGGGCCGTGTCCGGTGAGCTGGAACGGGCCGCCCGCGAAGCCGGCGCCACCATCCTGACGTCCGCCGAGGTCAGGGGCATCCGTCCCGGCGGAGCGGTGGACTACCGACATGACGGCGGGGAACGCTGCGCCTCGGCCGGGTGGGTGCTGTCCAACGTGGCGCCTGCCGTGCTGGCCAGATTGCGCGGCACGGGCGGCGGTGAGCCGGGGAACCCCAACCACCGGCGCGAGGGTTCCCAGGTCAAGGTGAACCTCCTGCTCGAGCGCCTGCCCCGGCTGCTGGACCGCAGCATCGGCCCGGAGGCGGCCTTCGGCGGAACGTTCCACATCAATGAGACGTGGACGCAGCTGGACGACGCCTACCTTACCGCCGAAAAGGGAACCGTCCCGGACCCGCTGCCCTGCGAAATCTACTGCCATTCGCTGACCGATCCGTCCATCCTCTCGCCGGAACTGCAGGCTTCCGGCGCCCACACGCTGACCGTCTTCGGGCTTCACGTTCCGGACAGGCTCATCACTGCGGAAAACAACGAGGAGATGCGGGCGGTGCTGCAGGCCGCCGTCGTACGATCCCTCAACTCTGTGCTGGCGGAACCGATCGAGGACCTGCTGCTCACCGGCACGGGCGGCACGCCGTGCATCGAAACGAAGACAACGCTGGATATCCAGCGCGCCGTGGGCATGCCCCGCGGCAACATTTTCCACGGCGGCCTTGACTGGCCGTTCGCCGAGGACGATGCCCTGCTGGACACTCCCGCCCGGCGCTGGGGTGTGGCCACGGACGATCCCCGGATCCTGCTCTGCGGCTCCGGAGCCCGGCGCGGCGGAGCCGTCAGCGCCATTGGCGGCCACAACGCCGCCATGGCGGTGCTGGAGGCGGGCGCGGCGGAGCCGCAGTTCTCGGCGACGCCCGGCGTTCCGGCGGAATCCTAG
- a CDS encoding prolyl oligopeptidase family serine peptidase, translated as MTTTAADHPPVSGASSASGKAPEPTDENIWLEEIYGEEPLAWVREQNARTEDLLEDADYARLEGRILEVLDSTDKIAMVGKHGDWYYNFWRDGQNPKGLWRRTSWESYKSGQPEWDVLLDVDALATVEGEEWVFHGANFLRPAPGEPHRLALLALSPDGGDANRYREFDVETRTFVDPAAGGFDLPTAKGNASWLDRDTLLVSSTAEGMPKTSSSYASTAVKLARGGSLLTAERVFEIPEDHMMALVAHDSTPGFERTFAMDWISFFNKSTSVLRDGSWVAIDAPTDVNLSVHREWLLFRPQGDWAVNGRTYPAGSLLAANFEDYLAGSRDLVVLFTPDAHTSLQSWSWTRNFLLLNLLRDVSSEIRVLDPERPGSGSAWASTLLDACPPLHDVNAFAVDDEDDSVEVDEEHNDDGTGGSVTVPEGESPGAGNDFWLVATGFTTPSTLTRGTLRRGDNGDVVSAHEVVRTSPSYFDDSAYEVQQHFAVSEDGTRVPYFQVASKDLVLDGQNPTQLSGYGGFEVSRTPAYSGAIGRAWLERRTTAPDAGEGGPEGDAGPAHSRGGVYVVANIRGGGEYGPSWHRAALQEKRHRAFEDFAAVARDLISRGVTSKERLGCVGGSNGGLLVGNMLTRYPELFGAVSCGVPLLDMRRYTKLSAGYSWIAEYGDPDVAEEWEFIRTFSPYHLLRDGVDYPETFIWTATSDDRVGPVQARKMAARMQAMGIPNVWFHEALEGGHAGASDNRQAAALQSRSQHFLWRSLAGRSGS; from the coding sequence ATGACCACCACAGCAGCTGATCACCCGCCCGTGTCCGGCGCCTCTTCCGCCTCCGGGAAAGCGCCCGAACCGACTGACGAGAATATCTGGCTTGAGGAGATCTACGGCGAGGAACCGCTGGCCTGGGTCCGTGAACAGAACGCCCGAACCGAGGACCTGCTTGAAGACGCCGACTACGCGAGGCTCGAGGGCCGCATCCTGGAAGTGCTGGACTCCACGGACAAGATCGCCATGGTGGGCAAGCACGGCGACTGGTACTACAACTTCTGGCGGGACGGGCAGAACCCGAAGGGGCTGTGGCGCCGGACGTCCTGGGAGAGCTACAAGAGCGGGCAGCCGGAATGGGACGTGCTGCTGGACGTCGACGCGCTGGCCACCGTCGAAGGTGAGGAGTGGGTGTTCCACGGCGCCAACTTCCTGCGCCCCGCTCCCGGCGAACCGCACCGGCTGGCGCTGCTGGCCCTCTCCCCCGACGGCGGCGACGCCAACCGCTACCGGGAGTTCGACGTCGAAACCCGCACGTTCGTGGACCCGGCAGCCGGAGGGTTCGACCTGCCCACTGCCAAGGGCAACGCCTCCTGGCTGGACCGGGACACGCTGCTGGTCTCCAGCACCGCGGAAGGCATGCCCAAGACCTCGTCGTCCTACGCCAGCACCGCCGTCAAGCTCGCCCGCGGCGGGTCGCTGTTGACGGCCGAGCGGGTGTTCGAAATCCCGGAAGACCACATGATGGCGCTGGTGGCCCATGATTCCACCCCGGGGTTTGAGCGGACCTTCGCCATGGACTGGATCAGCTTCTTCAACAAGAGCACGTCCGTGCTGCGTGACGGATCCTGGGTTGCCATCGACGCCCCCACCGACGTAAACCTGAGCGTGCACCGTGAGTGGCTGCTGTTCCGGCCGCAGGGCGACTGGGCCGTCAACGGCCGCACCTACCCCGCCGGCTCCCTGCTCGCCGCGAACTTCGAGGACTACCTTGCCGGCAGCCGCGACCTCGTGGTCCTGTTCACCCCGGATGCGCACACGTCGCTGCAGTCCTGGAGCTGGACCCGGAACTTCCTGCTCCTGAACCTCCTGCGGGACGTCTCCTCCGAGATCCGCGTCCTGGACCCCGAACGGCCCGGCAGCGGCTCCGCCTGGGCTTCCACGCTCCTTGACGCGTGCCCGCCGCTGCATGACGTCAACGCGTTCGCCGTCGACGACGAGGACGACAGCGTCGAGGTTGACGAGGAGCACAACGACGACGGGACCGGCGGCAGCGTGACCGTACCGGAAGGCGAATCCCCCGGCGCGGGGAACGACTTCTGGCTCGTGGCCACCGGCTTCACCACGCCCAGCACGCTTACCCGGGGGACGCTGCGCCGCGGCGACAACGGCGACGTGGTGAGCGCACACGAGGTGGTCCGTACCTCACCGTCCTATTTTGACGACTCCGCCTACGAAGTCCAGCAGCATTTCGCGGTCTCGGAGGACGGGACGCGGGTCCCGTACTTCCAGGTGGCGTCCAAGGACCTGGTGCTCGACGGCCAGAACCCCACGCAGCTGTCCGGCTACGGCGGATTTGAGGTCTCCCGCACGCCGGCCTACAGCGGAGCGATCGGCCGGGCGTGGCTGGAACGCCGAACGACCGCACCGGATGCCGGTGAGGGCGGTCCCGAGGGCGACGCCGGTCCCGCCCACAGCCGCGGCGGCGTCTACGTGGTGGCGAACATCCGCGGCGGCGGCGAATACGGACCCTCGTGGCACCGCGCAGCCCTGCAGGAAAAGCGCCACCGCGCGTTCGAGGACTTCGCAGCCGTAGCCAGGGACCTGATCTCGCGCGGAGTCACCTCCAAGGAACGCCTCGGCTGCGTGGGCGGCTCCAACGGCGGCCTGCTGGTGGGCAACATGCTCACCAGGTACCCGGAACTGTTCGGTGCCGTGTCCTGCGGCGTGCCGCTGCTGGACATGCGCCGCTACACCAAGCTGTCCGCCGGCTACTCCTGGATCGCCGAATACGGGGACCCGGACGTTGCCGAAGAGTGGGAGTTCATCCGGACGTTCTCGCCGTACCACCTCCTCCGCGACGGCGTGGATTACCCGGAAACCTTCATCTGGACCGCAACCTCCGATGACCGCGTGGGCCCCGTGCAGGCCCGCAAGATGGCCGCCCGGATGCAGGCCATGGGCATCCCCAACGTCTGGTTCCACGAGGCCCTGGAAGGCGGACATGCCGGCGCCTCGGACAACCGGCAGGCGGCCGCTTTGCAGAGCCGGAGCCAGCACTTCCTGTGGCGCTCCCTGGCGGGACGCTCCGGCAGCTAG
- a CDS encoding FAD/NAD(P)-binding protein has translation MGTSQSIRTAIIGAGPRGTSVLERLLANWRLRNPSSTGSSGPQSAAGLPAAGLHIDVVDPYPAGPGHVWQPGQSRLYLMNTQSFYPTVIPEDPELAAPVAGSTFEKWRAAQARSPHPSLTEDERRELASLGARDFPSRALYGRYLRATLDELLAHLPEGVTVQFHRTTATAVRPAGDGTFDVELGDGGLLTVSSAVLALGHLDARLNAEQRELHAGASQLGLLYVPPAVPADVDWSVVPAGQSVLVRGMGLNFFDVMGQLTEGRGGKFVAADGNGTARLAYIPSGDEPVIIAASRRGTPYRAKADLAGYYPSGVTLRYCTEAAVGRFAAAGITPAFDHDLWPLLQRDALWAYYSTLVRTSPDAVTEPEAFLALLQEAMRPHAHSVSRWEAEAEALVARHVARNQRLNLPGLAAPLAGRSFASQSEVDAAVVDYLLDDARRSALGEDDPVKMAIGALHHGRAVLKSAVADGGITDESWVAGLRGWFESFVEGLASGPPAIRAEQLAALARAGVVGFVGPDPKFSLDRSAGTFTAASPWVRDGAVHAHAMIEALAPANRVTVNVSPVLEQLLADGLVRPRLMMTVEGAPVETTGLDVSPHPYRPVGANGSVTEGLYVLGLQLSAAQWGTAIAAEARPQDGPVYRSGQRTLRDADEIARHILDR, from the coding sequence GTGGGCACATCGCAAAGCATCCGGACGGCAATCATAGGGGCCGGACCCCGCGGCACCAGTGTCCTGGAGCGGCTCCTGGCCAATTGGCGGCTCAGGAACCCCTCTTCAACCGGGTCTTCCGGACCGCAGAGCGCCGCGGGCCTCCCCGCCGCCGGCCTCCACATCGACGTGGTGGACCCGTACCCGGCCGGGCCGGGCCACGTGTGGCAGCCCGGCCAGTCCCGGCTGTACCTGATGAACACGCAATCGTTTTATCCCACGGTCATTCCCGAGGACCCTGAACTGGCCGCACCGGTGGCCGGCAGCACCTTCGAGAAATGGCGGGCAGCCCAGGCGCGCAGCCCCCACCCTTCGCTCACTGAGGACGAACGCCGGGAACTCGCCAGCCTCGGAGCCCGGGATTTTCCGAGCCGCGCCCTGTACGGCCGCTACCTCCGCGCCACCCTCGACGAGTTGCTCGCGCACCTTCCGGAGGGCGTCACCGTCCAGTTCCACCGCACCACCGCCACCGCCGTGCGGCCGGCAGGAGACGGAACGTTCGACGTCGAACTCGGGGACGGCGGGCTGCTCACCGTCAGTTCCGCGGTGCTGGCGCTGGGACACCTTGACGCCAGGCTCAACGCCGAGCAGCGCGAGCTCCACGCTGGCGCAAGCCAGCTGGGGCTCCTGTACGTGCCCCCGGCGGTTCCTGCCGACGTCGACTGGTCCGTGGTGCCGGCAGGCCAGTCGGTGCTGGTCCGCGGCATGGGGCTGAACTTCTTCGACGTGATGGGCCAGCTCACCGAAGGCCGCGGCGGGAAGTTCGTGGCAGCGGACGGCAACGGCACGGCCCGACTTGCGTACATCCCGTCCGGCGACGAGCCGGTGATCATTGCCGCTTCCCGGCGCGGGACACCGTACCGGGCCAAAGCCGACCTTGCCGGGTACTACCCGTCCGGTGTGACGCTCCGGTACTGCACCGAGGCTGCCGTGGGGCGGTTCGCGGCCGCGGGAATCACACCCGCCTTTGACCATGACCTCTGGCCCCTGCTCCAGCGGGACGCGCTCTGGGCCTACTACTCCACCCTGGTCCGGACCAGCCCGGACGCCGTCACCGAGCCCGAAGCCTTCCTGGCACTGCTCCAGGAAGCGATGCGGCCGCACGCCCACAGCGTTTCCCGCTGGGAAGCCGAAGCGGAAGCCCTGGTTGCGCGGCACGTGGCGCGCAACCAGCGACTGAACCTTCCCGGGCTGGCGGCACCCTTGGCGGGACGTAGTTTCGCTTCGCAGTCGGAGGTGGATGCCGCCGTCGTCGACTACCTGCTCGATGACGCCCGGCGCTCGGCGCTGGGGGAGGACGACCCCGTGAAGATGGCCATCGGGGCGCTGCACCACGGCCGGGCGGTGCTGAAATCGGCGGTGGCCGACGGCGGCATCACCGACGAGTCCTGGGTCGCCGGCCTGCGGGGCTGGTTTGAGTCGTTCGTCGAAGGGCTGGCCAGCGGCCCGCCGGCCATCCGGGCGGAACAGCTCGCGGCGCTCGCCCGGGCCGGAGTGGTGGGTTTCGTGGGACCGGACCCGAAGTTTTCGCTGGACCGGTCCGCCGGTACCTTCACGGCCGCATCCCCGTGGGTGCGGGACGGTGCGGTCCACGCGCATGCGATGATCGAGGCGCTCGCTCCCGCCAATAGGGTCACCGTCAACGTTTCCCCGGTGCTGGAGCAGCTCCTCGCCGACGGCCTGGTCCGGCCCCGGCTGATGATGACCGTGGAAGGGGCGCCGGTGGAGACCACAGGGCTGGATGTCAGCCCGCACCCTTACCGTCCGGTGGGCGCCAACGGATCCGTCACCGAGGGGCTGTATGTGCTGGGCCTGCAGCTGTCCGCCGCGCAGTGGGGCACGGCAATCGCCGCGGAAGCGCGGCCGCAGGACGGGCCCGTGTACCGCAGCGGCCAGCGCACGCTCCGGGACGCCGACGAGATTGCCCGCCACATCCTCGACCGCTGA